In Nostoc piscinale CENA21, the genomic stretch ACTTTGACGCGCCTTTAGAAGATTTTCAGGAGTATATGTAGTGCTTTTGTTGATGGATACACATACTTTTATCTGGTATGTCACAGATAATGTAAGGCTCAGTAATCAAGTACTAGAACTAATTAATGATGATGATAATAAAGTTTTTCTCAGCATTGCTAGTATTTGGGAAATGGGAATTAAGCAGGGCATAGGAAAGTTAACTTTCAATCTCCCATTAGAAATGTTAATTACTCAGCAAATTAGTGTTAATGACTTCAGTGTATTAGATATCAAAATTAGTCACGTTAGTACTGTTTCCCAACTGCCATTATACCATCGTGACCCTTTTGACCGAATGTTAATTGCTCAGGCAATAGTAGAAAATTTACCTATATTAAGTGCTGATACAATTTTTGATGCTTATCTCATCAAGCGTTTGTGGTAGCGATGCTGAAATTCTACCGCAAGATTAGTAAACATTAGTTACCAAAAAAACTTAGCATTATTTAATCAGTCTTCACCAGGGATGGTTATGAGTTATTATATTGCTCCTCGATTTTTGGATAAAATTGCTGTTCACATCACTAAGAACTTCTTAAATCTTCCTGGTGTGAGGGTTCCTTTGATTTTAGGCATTCATGGACGCAAAGGTGAAGGGAAAACCTTTCAGTGTGAATTAGCTTTTGAAAAAATGGGTGTGGAAGTGACACTCATCTCTGGTGGCGAATTAGAAAGTCCAGACGCAGGAGACCCAGCGCGGTTGATTCGGCTACGCTATCGAGAAACAGCAGAACTGATTAAAGTGCGCGGTAAAATGTGCGTGCTGATGATTAACGATTTAGATGCAGGTGCAGGCCGCTTTGATGAAGGAACTCAATATACTGTAAACACACAGTTGGTAAATGCCACATTGATGAATATTGCGGACAATCCCACAGATGTGCAGTTACCGGGAAGCTATGATGCAAATCCCATCAGACGTGTACCAATTATTGTTACAGGTAATGATTTTTCCACTTTGTATGCGCCGTTAATTCGAGACGGACGAATGGAAAAGTTTTATTGGGAACCTAACCGTGATGACAAAGTTGGAATTGTCGGCGGAATTTTTGCACCAGATGGACTCTCTAACCGAGATGTGGAAAAGTTAGTTGATACTTTTCCTAATCAATCAATTGATTTTTTTAGTGCGTTGCGTTCTCGAATTTATGATGAACAAATCCGCGACTTTATTCATCGAGTCGGTTATGAACATATATCTTTGCGTGTGGTAAATAGTGTGGAAGGGCCACCAGAATTTAAAAAGCCAGATTTTACTTTGTCTCATTTAATTGAATCTGGTAATTTTATGGTAGGTGAACAAAAACGAGTGGAAAATTCGCAGTTGGTAGATGAATATAATCGCTTGAATCGAGGTAGAAAAAGTTATCAACCAGCATCATCTGTAGTGGAAAAACCAACTACTCAGCCCTCAACAAATGGTTCTCGTCAACAGTCAGCCGCAAATACTCACATATCCCTAGAAACACAAGAACAAATTCGGCAAATTTTGTCTCAAGGTTTGAAAGTTGCTTTTGAACACGTCGATGAACGGCGTTTTCGTACAGGTGCTTGGCAAAGTTGCGGGACAATTCACATCGATGCGGAATCTGATGCGATTTCAACTTTAGAATCACATCTGACTGAATATAGCGGTGAATATGTCCGCTTGGTTGGAATTGACCCAAAAGCTAAACGGCGAGTTGTGGAAACAATTATTCAACGACCGAATAGCAGAAATTAGTATAGCAGAAGGCAGAAGGAAAGATTGATTTTAAAAGGCGATCGCACCACGAACACAACAAGCGATCGCTTTTATTTTTGAGTACTATACTGATAAATATGGCTACATATTTAAAGATATTTTCCAACATAATTTTTTCACTATGCGCTCCTTACTCTGGCAAAACTTAAAGCTGACCATTCCCACAGCCTTAGCATTTACTGTTCTTGGTTATGGTATTAGTTTACCGATGAGCTTTCTTTTTCATGGAGAAGCAGCTTTTTGGAAATTCCGTCTCAGTAACGCAATTAGTATTCAGACAGAAAAGCTTGATGAGCTTGATAGATTTCAAGCTAGAGTTGCTCTTGGAGGTATGGCAATAGGAATTATCATAGCTCAAACTGTTTTCATTGTTCATGCCTTTGCACCCAACCATCGTCAGATTAAAAATGAATGATGCTCAGATTCACGATTTTCCAGGATATTGAAGCGTTATGAAAACTTAGTCAAAAAACCGAGAATGCGTTTAGTATTTGCAGTCAAAAGAGTCCGACGGTAAGCATCGGCGGCTTTTTTAATGGCTTCGGCTTGGGTGGGGTAGGGATGAATAACGCTGCTTAATTTACTCAAACCAATTTTATTCACAATTGCGGTGGTAACTTCCGAAATCATCTCACCTGCATGGCTGGCAACAATGGTAGCACCGAGAATTTGATCAGAACCTTTTTTGTGGAGAATTTTGAGAAATCCGGCTTCTTCACCATCGGCGATCGCACGGTCTACACTACTAAAAGGAATTTTAATTGTTGCTACCTCAATACCTTGTTTTTTTGCTTCATATTCATACATTCCCACATGGGCAATTTCTGGGGATGTGTATGTTACCCAAGGCATAATTAAACTGCTGAGTTTAGAACGTCCTAAACCAAAGGGAGAAAACAGCGTATTTTTAATTACAATTCTTGCTGCTGCATCCGCCGCATGGGTAAATTTCCAATTCATGCAGATATCACCAGCCGCATAAATTTTCGGATTGGTTGTTTGTAGATAATCATTTACTTGTATGCCGTGACGAGTGTCGTATTTTACTCCCACAGCTTCTAAGTTTAAACCTTCGACATTGGGCGCACGTCCCGCACCTACTAAGATTTCATCTACGGTGACTGAATCTCGATAACCATTACTAGAAAAATAAAGTCGTTTACCTTCAGTAACAGCAACCACTTCTTCTAATTGGCAGTTTAAGACTACACGAATGCCTTCTTGAATTAACACATTCTGAATAATTTCGGCTGCGTCTGCATCTTCTTTATTTAACAGATGCGAACCGCGATGTAACAGCGTCACTTCACAACCCAACCGCCGAAAAGTTTGGGCTAATTCACAACCAATTGGCCCGCCTCCAATCACAGCTAATTTATCAGGGCGCTGAATTAAAGAAAAAACTGTTTCATTAGTTAAATAACCAACATTTTCAATTCCCGGAATTGACGGTTTTACAGCCCTGGCACCAGTCGCAATTACCGCTTTTTTAAAACGCAGAATTTTACCCCCGACTTCTACAGTTTGGTTGGTAGTAAAGCAACCATTCCCCAAGAAAACATCAACGCCTAAATTTTTAAAACGTTCTGCGGAGTCATGATGACTAATTCCCGATCTGATGCGGCGCATCCGTTCCATGACTGCGGAAAAATCAACTTCTACTTGTTGTTTAGGGATATTAATTCCTAAATTTTTGGCGTGCCAAACTTCACCAATTACCCGTGCAGACCGGATAATAGATTTTGATGGTACACAACCCACATTCAAGCAATCTCCACCCATGAGATGCTTTTCAATTAATGCAACTTTTAAACCTAAATCTAAACCTGCTGCACCCGCAGCGACTACTAACCCGGCTGTTCCTGCACCAATAACTACTAAATCATAACAATCAGCAGGCTGTGGATTAACCCAATCTGGCGGATGTACATAAGAAACTAATTTTTGATTGTACTCATCCACTGGACGAACGATAACTCTTGATAATTCTGAATTAGACATAGTTTGAAGTGTGAAGTATGAAGTGTGAAATTTAATACCAAATTGATGTTTGTATAGCCTCAAATCTTCCACCCAGCGACTGAAGTCGCGGCTACACAAACAAAACCCGCCTGCGCGGGTTCAAAACCCTTGATGTTAAGTATCCAGACAAAATTAATTACACACATTTTTTCTTTTCCCTGTTCCCTATCATCACAAATGAATTTAAGTTAGTCCGCGTAGGTGATTACTGAGTTTGTAGAAGTGCGGACTTTGTTTTTAGAGCCGCGAATTCCATTCGTCTAGGCTAGGTGCTTCATCGTTTATTTTTACTTCTTCTGCTAAGGCTTTCCGGGCAATGCGGGTAACATAAACAGTAACTGCAACTGTGGCGATAAAGCCAATAATCCGAATTACCCATTGTACGGTAGGATTACTCGGTTGACCTTCAGTACCAATTAATGCCAAATTCCCGGCTAAGGAACCAATATAAACATACATAATTGTGCCAGGAATCATCCCGATTGAACCAATAAAATAATCTTTTAGGGAAACTCCTGTGACACCAAAGGCATAGTTTAATAAATTGAAGGGAAATACAGGCGAAAGTCGAGTTAATAAAACAATTTTTAATCCTTCTATACCTACAGCGCGGTCAATGGCGGCAAAGTTTTGATTATTGGTAATTTTATTTGCGACCCAATTTCTAGCTAAATAACGTCCTACTAAAAATGCGGCTGTCGCTCCTAAAGTTGCACCAATAAATACATACAATGAACCCCAAACAACACCAAATACAACACCAGCGCCCAAGGTAAGAATTGACCCAGGTAAAAAAGCTACAGTAGCAATAATATACAGTCCAATAAAAGCGATCGCACCTACTTTTCCTTGACTATCAATCCATTGTAAAGCATCACGTAAAAGGGTTTGGGGATTAAATGTATTGCTTTGTGCTGCTGTTTGGGCAAATGCTGATTCTGGATGAAATAAAATGGCGATCGCTATACTGATCAAAGCTATGATTGGTAAATGATGAGCCTTAATTAAGCTTTGCAAATAATAATTATTTACTACAAATTTGTTTTTCATTTTATTTAAATCAAAATATTTTTTTACATCAGTCTAAAATATTTATTTTTTTTCTTGAACTGTTTCTGTAACTGCTATACTTTGCGATAAAGCTTTTTTGGCTATTTTAGTAATATAAATAGTTATAGCTACAGTTGCAACTAAACCAATTATCTGCATAATTAACTGATAAGTTTTAGCTTCAGGTGTTAGTGTTTGATTAGACATATTAGTCATCGCTAAATTACCTGCTAATGTCCCAAGATAAACATACATAACTGTTCCTGGGAGAATCCCGAAAGAACCTAATACATAATCTTTAAGGGAAACTTGGGTAACACCAAAAAAGTAATTTAATAAATTAAAGGGAAACAAGGGACATAACCTTGTAAGTAAAACAATTTTCCATCCTTCTTTGGCTACTGCTACATCAATAGCTTTTAATTTAGGGTGTTGCTCAATTTGCCGTGACACCCAATTTCTTGATAAATAACGTCCAATCAAAAAAGCTAAAACTGCCCCAATGATTGCAGCAATTAATACATAAACTGAACCCCAAATTAAGCCAAATAAACAGCCAGCTTTTAAAGTTAAAATAGAGCCAGGAATAAATAATAATGTAGCTAAGTTATAAATACCTATATATGCAACAATACCCCAAACTCCCAGGCTGTTGACTTGGGTAACTAAGGTAGTAAAAATCGCGGTAAAATTAAAAAATCTAGCAGCAATTATCAACGCAGTAACAAGTATTGCTAATAAAATAAATTTGAATTTACCTTGGAATTTAGGTTTTGGTTGTGTCACCATGATTTGTTAATCCTAAATCATTTGTTCAATCATCTTTCTGCGTCTCTGTAGTTCTTCATATCCCCTTTCACTAAAATACGCCATTTAAATGAGAAATAGCTTAATTATGCTTAAATTTTTCCCGACGATACCAGCTACGAATGCGTGCTGGTGAAACACCAAACAAATAAGCAAGCACAATAATTTGATTGAGTAAGGTAGTTTTGACAATTCCCTTTTGCAACCATCTCCTCGCTGAAGTTACTACTGGCGTATTGATAATTACAATGCGTCCTAAAGAATTTAATCGGCGAATTAATTCAAAGTCTTCCATAATGGGAAGTGCAGGAAAATTACCAATTTTTGGAAGATTTCGGGAGTTAAAAAAAATTCCTTGATCACCGTAGGGCATTTGGAAAAAACGCGATCGCAATTTTACACCCAACTCCACCAACCTTAACCCGAAAGCTGAGTTATCAATCTGCAAATCAAACGCACCAGCCACCACTCCCGGTTGTTGCAAAGCTGCACAAATCAAAACATCAAAGTCAACAGGTAAACGAGTATCTGCATGAAGAAATAGTAATACTTCACCACTAGCCACCGTCGCACCTGCATTCATTTGCATCGCGCGTCCAGGCGGTGAGGAAATCACTTTCGCACCCAACGACTGAGCAATTTTGATTGTGTCATCACAAGAGCCACCATCGACAACAATCACTTCTATATTTTTACCAGATTGAGTGCTGGCGATCGCGCCTAAAATATTCTCGGCTTCGTTGAGAGTGGGAATAATAATTGAAACTTTAGCAGTTTGTTGCATTTAGATTACCCTAAAAATAAATTATCTACTCTGTCCACTCATGATTTACTTAAAACCGAAATCCTCCCTCAAAACGCGCCTCAAATGTATTTCCACTCATACCTAAGCGAGATTCCCAAAACATATCATTATCCACCGTCTCACGCTTAATTAATAACCCATAAGAAAAATCATTAACTCGGCTTCTAATACCACGGCTAATATCTCGAAAGTTTTGCAAATAAGCGCCAAAATGCCAATTATCATTTACCTTTTGCGTGCTTTCTAGAGTGTAGAAAATATTCTCACTGATTTCTACCGTAGTTTTCAACTCTACTCCTGTACTAAATTCCCATGCACCTTGAAAAAATCCTGTTTGTCTCAGACGACGAGTTTCATCATAAAATATAATTCCCGTAGTCAATGAATAATTATGCCTATCTTTGTCTTGGCGAATCAAAGAATAACTCAAATTAATATAAGCAGGATTTTGATAATTGCTGCCACTATTCCAATGAAATCTTAATGCAGGAATATGGCTAGTAATAGCTTGCGGTTGCCCAGCAGCATTTAATTCTATATCTGTATTAATATAGTTTAATAAACCATTAGTATAAAAACCTAATGATGGCTCGGAAGTTCCAAGTTCATTAGTAATATTAAAAGCATTATCTGAATTTAAATTTAACCAAATTCCAGAATTAATACTATAGTTCCAATTACCAGTAACCCCAGCCCATAAAGTTTCGATCGCAGGTAAAGATAAATAGCCATTAAAAGTTTTGATATGAGTAATCAGTCGTCCATTTTGGCTGAGTTCAATATTATCAAATGCCAAATCAAATGAGCTGATGTTTATCGGAACTGTTGTAGTATCAGATGAATTATAATTTTGGACAAAACTCTCGCCATTAGGGCTAATTAAAGCTACCTGTAAAGCTGTGGAGCGGTTATTAGAAACTGTAGGTATTTGTGTTGCAGGTATCGGTACATTCACATAACTTAAACGCCCAAAACTGCGATTAGAAATATCTATTTTAGAAATATAAGTTTCACCTTCTCTCCATGTACGTTCGCCATTGATAAACTGCACTGCTCGACGATAATTTCCAGTACGAATTTGTAAAATACTAGAACTAGTTGGTGTAATTGTACTGGGAAAAGTATAAGTCCCAGAAATCTGCTCTAAACTACTTGACCGATTTCCTAAAAACAGAGTTCTATTGAGAATTTGATTAATTTTTCTTCTCTGTTCTAGTGTAGATTTGGAGTTAATAGGCGCAAAAGTTTCTTGTCGAGAGAATCGCGCTTTGGCTTCTTGTAAACTGCTGGTTATTTCAGGAGGATTGATAAATTCAAAAACCCCTCCTAACAACATTCCCAAAGAAGTATTAGCAGTTTGGATTTGATCTACATCTATTTGATCAAGAGAAAAAGATAAAGAAACACCAGGATTACTATAAATATTAGTGTAAGTTGCTTTGTTGACTAATGAATCATATTGCAACAAAGTCCGATTATGAGGACGACTGAAATAAAATCTCTGCCAATTTTGATTTTCTGTTTTATCTCTAGTTCTCAGTAGAGTTTGTTGTTGACCTAAAGTCACCCAAAATAGCGAATTTAGGTAAGATAAATTCCGTTTCTTGTCACTAATATCAGGATTTAGCAAAATGTCAAACAAATCAGAGTTATCAAATTGTTCTCGATTCCCTTGTTTGATTCCTGGTAGAGATGTCGTTGGTGCTTGAAATCTTGTTAATTCACCAGTTAAAGGATTTCCCCAAATAAAACCAGCTTGTTCTAAATTATTTTGAGGAATTATTTCACCTCTATGTAGACTCACATCTCCTAATAATGGTTGTAAGTTATTAGTGGGGAAAGATTGTAAAATTAAAGGAGGACGATTAGTATTCAAGTTAGAAATATTAGGAACTATCGAAGTTATTGGTAAACCATTAGCTGTCAGGGGACTATTAATTTGAACAGGTGGTGCAGGAATACCTACTGGATTGACTAATTCAGCAGCAATTGATTGAATAGAAAATTGATTGAAGCTAGTTCCTCCTACTAATTCTTGAAAGTCTTGAGTAAGGGTAGAAACAACTTGCATTCCCCACAGCTTTTGCGTTAAGCGCACAATTTGGGTACGTTCAAAGTCTATAATTTCTCCTTGATATGAAATCCCAGTTTGCCAACCCTGAGTTTCTACTACAATTCGATTACTAGGTAATAGCCAATAAAATTGCTCTGCTTGCGGAAAGTTGGCAAAATTAAATCGCTCAATTATGGGATCAGTATCAGAAAATTTAATCGAAAAATCAATATAATTGGCATTTTGAAAAGGGTTAAATGAGGATGTGGCGAAATTTAAGTTATATCTGGGGTCAATTATCCAAGGATATCTCGTAGCACTGTTACTCAGAGCGTTGAGTATTAATAGCTGTAACTTTTTTTTTGTTGTCAACAGAAGTTTGTTCCGACTCATTTAGATTATTCGGCTTGCTAGTATCAGGTTCAGTATTATAAAAATCTGGGTTGAGAGTTGGATTAAATAAATTTGGGATATTTGGATTATTGATATTCGGAAAAAATTGAACTGGGTCTGAATTTATATTTTGTGATGTACATATATTTATAGAAGTACATCTAATGTTGTTTCCAGACTTATAATTAGCAAGAGCTTGCTTATCTTGTGGTTGAGAATTAATTAAATCTTGGATTGGGACAGTTTTAGCTTCTACTTTTTCAAGTATGAAATAAGGGAGCAGTATTACTATAAAGAGTAATAGTATAATATATTGCTGGTCACGCAATAATTTATTAAACATGAGCAAACCCAATATATATTTTTAGGTAGCAATCTAGGTAGAAGATTTCAAAAAGTTCTCAAGATTTACTCACAAATTTTTTAGGAGATAATATCAATTACAATAATTATTGCTACATATATAAAATGTGCTTAGATAGAAATATTATCTAGACTTTGTTGGATTTCGCTATCACTACATCCAAGCTTATATATTGAAATATGTCTCAATTAAAAACAGAAATTTGGACTTTAATACAGCAATAAAGTCCTAGATATTTAATATTTTTGTGTGTCTTGGTTGGTAAAATATTATGTCTTATACAACTGTAGATACGCCCTACATATTGCTGAAAATTTTAGGCGATCGCAGTCTTTAATACTATTTAACTAAAGACTGAATTAACTATCAGCAGCAAAAGCTATATTAAATAGTTTTAGGTGATTTTAATACAGCAATAATGTCTTAAAAATATGTTGAAATTCTAAAATTTTAAACTAAAATATTATATAATTAACTAATGAGCGATCGCACTTAGCCGTCAATCCAACTTAAGCTCTATATTCAGATTTTTACCAAGGTAACTTGCTTCCATCCCAAGAAAAAAAATTCCCCACTGTCACCTGGTTCCATTTTTTCAATTACAGTTAATAATTGGCTTACAGTACGTTCTACAGAAAATAATTTTTCTGGCGGTACATTGCGCTGAAATGGACGAGAAAGACGTGTATCGGTTGTTCCTGGATGTAAAGTGACAACCAAAGTTTGAGGACAACTTCTACCATACTCAATTGCGGTTGTTCGCATCAACATATTCAGCGCCGCTTTAGAAGCACGATAACCATACCATCCGCCTAGTTGATTATCGCCAATGCTGCCCACTTTAGCAGATATAGAAGCAAATACACTTGGTTCTTGATGACGAAATAAAGGTAGTAAATGTTTAGCTAATAACACCGCACCAATACTATTAATTTGAAAATAACGCAGTAAATTTTCTGGATTAATATGTTTTAAGCTTTTTTCTGGTTGTAAATCACCTTCATGTAACAGTCCAACACAGTTAATTACTAAGTGCAGCTTATTGATTTGTGCGCTGATATTTTGTACTGCTTTAACAATCTGTGATTCATCGATAATATCCATCTGTAGGCAAGTTAATTTATCAGGATATTCATCAGTTAAATCTATTAATTCTTGTGCAGTTTGTTCTTGCCGATGTGTGGCATAAATTTTGTCAATTCTTGTATCTTGAATTAATTGTTTAACAAAACCTAAACCAATGCCTTGACTGGCTCCAATAATCATGGCATTGGCATTATTAAAATTTTCTCTAAAAGGCATTTGACTTACTTGGTTAATTTAGTTTAATAATAATATATTCTCTTAGTTTATCATCAAGCTTTTAATCTATAAAATAAATGAGGTAAATTAGCATAAATCATTTCTCGCTCATACTTAAACCCTAACTTTTCCATCACTCGTTGCGAAGCTTGATTTGTGGTTAGTGTAAAACAAACAACTTCTTGTAAATTCAAGATTTCCCAAGCAATTTGCAAGATTTTTTCACCCATTTCGGTAGCTAAACCTTGTCCCCAAAATTTAGCCATCAGAGCATAGGCGAGTTCAACTTCGTTAATACCATCTATATTAGTATTACGAAGACCAGCACGCCCAACAAATTGATGATTAACTTGATCTCGAAACACCCATAACCCGTATCCGTAACGCTGCCAATGATGTAAATTATTAAAAATAAACAACCTTGTATCTTCATCCGAACGTATACCACCTAAAGTTGCCATAACTTGTTTGTTTTGGTGCATCCGATTTAATTCATTTAAATGTTGAAATTGCAGCCTTTCAGCTAACATACGATGCGTTTTAAATGTCTCCATTGACTGCATATTTTTATCCAATAAATTGGCGATTAAGACTTAATAAAGAACCGCAAAGAATGTTTCTCTCCCTTGTCTCCTTTGTTCCTATATCAAAATAGGACTGCTATAGTATTTCCTTGTCTGCTGAGATCCTAATTTATCTGCGTCTGTCTGCGTTTATCTGCGGTTAATTATTTTGCTCTGTACCACACTAATAATATAAACA encodes the following:
- a CDS encoding ribulose bisphosphate carboxylase small subunit — protein: MSYYIAPRFLDKIAVHITKNFLNLPGVRVPLILGIHGRKGEGKTFQCELAFEKMGVEVTLISGGELESPDAGDPARLIRLRYRETAELIKVRGKMCVLMINDLDAGAGRFDEGTQYTVNTQLVNATLMNIADNPTDVQLPGSYDANPIRRVPIIVTGNDFSTLYAPLIRDGRMEKFYWEPNRDDKVGIVGGIFAPDGLSNRDVEKLVDTFPNQSIDFFSALRSRIYDEQIRDFIHRVGYEHISLRVVNSVEGPPEFKKPDFTLSHLIESGNFMVGEQKRVENSQLVDEYNRLNRGRKSYQPASSVVEKPTTQPSTNGSRQQSAANTHISLETQEQIRQILSQGLKVAFEHVDERRFRTGAWQSCGTIHIDAESDAISTLESHLTEYSGEYVRLVGIDPKAKRRVVETIIQRPNSRN
- a CDS encoding TVP38/TMEM64 family protein, which produces MVTQPKPKFQGKFKFILLAILVTALIIAARFFNFTAIFTTLVTQVNSLGVWGIVAYIGIYNLATLLFIPGSILTLKAGCLFGLIWGSVYVLIAAIIGAVLAFLIGRYLSRNWVSRQIEQHPKLKAIDVAVAKEGWKIVLLTRLCPLFPFNLLNYFFGVTQVSLKDYVLGSFGILPGTVMYVYLGTLAGNLAMTNMSNQTLTPEAKTYQLIMQIIGLVATVAITIYITKIAKKALSQSIAVTETVQEKK
- a CDS encoding GNAT family N-acetyltransferase, whose translation is MQSMETFKTHRMLAERLQFQHLNELNRMHQNKQVMATLGGIRSDEDTRLFIFNNLHHWQRYGYGLWVFRDQVNHQFVGRAGLRNTNIDGINEVELAYALMAKFWGQGLATEMGEKILQIAWEILNLQEVVCFTLTTNQASQRVMEKLGFKYEREMIYANLPHLFYRLKA
- a CDS encoding mercuric reductase; protein product: MSNSELSRVIVRPVDEYNQKLVSYVHPPDWVNPQPADCYDLVVIGAGTAGLVVAAGAAGLDLGLKVALIEKHLMGGDCLNVGCVPSKSIIRSARVIGEVWHAKNLGINIPKQQVEVDFSAVMERMRRIRSGISHHDSAERFKNLGVDVFLGNGCFTTNQTVEVGGKILRFKKAVIATGARAVKPSIPGIENVGYLTNETVFSLIQRPDKLAVIGGGPIGCELAQTFRRLGCEVTLLHRGSHLLNKEDADAAEIIQNVLIQEGIRVVLNCQLEEVVAVTEGKRLYFSSNGYRDSVTVDEILVGAGRAPNVEGLNLEAVGVKYDTRHGIQVNDYLQTTNPKIYAAGDICMNWKFTHAADAAARIVIKNTLFSPFGLGRSKLSSLIMPWVTYTSPEIAHVGMYEYEAKKQGIEVATIKIPFSSVDRAIADGEEAGFLKILHKKGSDQILGATIVASHAGEMISEVTTAIVNKIGLSKLSSVIHPYPTQAEAIKKAADAYRRTLLTANTKRILGFLTKFS
- a CDS encoding TIGR04283 family arsenosugar biosynthesis glycosyltransferase, which codes for MQQTAKVSIIIPTLNEAENILGAIASTQSGKNIEVIVVDGGSCDDTIKIAQSLGAKVISSPPGRAMQMNAGATVASGEVLLFLHADTRLPVDFDVLICAALQQPGVVAGAFDLQIDNSAFGLRLVELGVKLRSRFFQMPYGDQGIFFNSRNLPKIGNFPALPIMEDFELIRRLNSLGRIVIINTPVVTSARRWLQKGIVKTTLLNQIIVLAYLFGVSPARIRSWYRREKFKHN
- a CDS encoding type II toxin-antitoxin system VapC family toxin, with product MLLLMDTHTFIWYVTDNVRLSNQVLELINDDDNKVFLSIASIWEMGIKQGIGKLTFNLPLEMLITQQISVNDFSVLDIKISHVSTVSQLPLYHRDPFDRMLIAQAIVENLPILSADTIFDAYLIKRLW
- a CDS encoding TVP38/TMEM64 family protein produces the protein MKNKFVVNNYYLQSLIKAHHLPIIALISIAIAILFHPESAFAQTAAQSNTFNPQTLLRDALQWIDSQGKVGAIAFIGLYIIATVAFLPGSILTLGAGVVFGVVWGSLYVFIGATLGATAAFLVGRYLARNWVANKITNNQNFAAIDRAVGIEGLKIVLLTRLSPVFPFNLLNYAFGVTGVSLKDYFIGSIGMIPGTIMYVYIGSLAGNLALIGTEGQPSNPTVQWVIRIIGFIATVAVTVYVTRIARKALAEEVKINDEAPSLDEWNSRL